A region from the Brachyspira hampsonii genome encodes:
- a CDS encoding flagellar FliJ family protein yields MKRFNFNLEPLYKLRKNIEKQRQAEVAEVSAEYNKERDGKDSCLLKIDDGIRYVDSIEDDNEMLSMSIYLGEYITALNSQISIHEDNMAEISVELRRRQEILQEASRQRRAVELLKEKKLLEYKKLMNKEEQAKLDEWKKEYVAGDAYEY; encoded by the coding sequence ATGAAGAGATTTAATTTTAATTTGGAGCCTTTATATAAACTTAGAAAAAATATAGAAAAACAAAGGCAGGCTGAAGTAGCTGAAGTTTCTGCTGAATATAATAAGGAGCGTGACGGAAAAGATAGCTGCCTGCTTAAAATAGATGACGGGATAAGATATGTTGACAGCATAGAAGATGATAATGAAATGCTTTCTATGAGTATTTATTTGGGAGAGTATATAACTGCTTTGAACTCTCAGATATCTATCCATGAAGATAATATGGCTGAAATTAGTGTGGAGCTTAGAAGAAGGCAGGAAATTTTGCAGGAGGCTTCAAGACAGAGAAGGGCTGTTGAATTATTAAAAGAAAAGAAATTATTAGAATATAAAAAGTTAATGAATAAAGAAGAACAGGCTAAGCTGGACGAATGGAAGAAAGAGTATGTTGCCGGCGATGCTTATGAATATTAA
- a CDS encoding lytic transglycosylase domain-containing protein — MIESVQRIQSRIGEIQETFNKLGFAPINTTLPSKPFAEHLNEAMAGNNTESKVNSVEVNNNLDGSVINDTNKKLDNGKVINGDTSSDAFKGKISFGVYEENTNNFARAINAYKKASVESFPTKYDDIIKEAAEKYSLPENLIKAVIKQESNYVSNAVSHKGAVGLMQIMPKTGVGLGITDEEMLKDPYTNIMAGSRYLSQMLNRYDGRLDLSLSAYNAGPALVDRLQRIPNIEETQNYVKNIIGYIK, encoded by the coding sequence ATGATAGAATCTGTACAAAGAATACAATCAAGAATAGGGGAGATTCAGGAAACTTTTAATAAACTTGGATTTGCTCCTATTAATACTACTCTTCCTTCAAAACCATTTGCTGAACATTTAAATGAAGCTATGGCTGGAAATAATACAGAAAGTAAAGTTAATAGTGTAGAAGTTAATAATAATTTGGACGGTTCTGTTATTAATGATACTAATAAAAAATTAGATAATGGTAAAGTTATTAATGGAGATACTTCTTCAGATGCTTTTAAAGGAAAAATATCTTTTGGAGTTTATGAAGAAAATACAAATAATTTTGCTAGGGCTATTAATGCATATAAAAAGGCTTCAGTAGAAAGTTTCCCTACTAAGTATGATGATATAATTAAAGAAGCAGCTGAAAAATATTCTTTGCCGGAGAATCTGATTAAAGCTGTAATAAAACAGGAATCAAACTATGTATCAAATGCTGTTAGTCATAAGGGTGCTGTAGGTTTGATGCAGATAATGCCTAAGACGGGTGTTGGTTTAGGTATTACAGATGAAGAAATGCTTAAAGATCCGTATACTAATATTATGGCTGGAAGCAGATATTTATCTCAAATGCTGAACAGATATGACGGAAGACTTGATTTGTCGCTTTCGGCGTATAATGCAGGACCTGCTTTGGTAGATAGATTACAGAGGATTCCTAATATAGAGGAAACTCAGAATTATGTTAAAAACATTATAGGGTATATAAAGTAA
- a CDS encoding 6-bladed beta-propeller, which translates to MRIKLLAVIVLFLMTISLSYTFDKTPYYVNTETYDSYRELLRGVHYYNQERYDASIASFRNSLNTNPTDKFIRYWYSKALYKAGYMSLAINEWLNITRMGYEDPIILSKINKYDSANVVEEKKDTLSNFIYLKAFSTNLNFRKNINQPIQIKVMPDGSLYVLDYSDSALKKFDINGNLIGKISHGKRLEKQQTSWWRNVLQFVAKVYPYEKLENPRGFDIDANGYIYIANTKKDKILKYDSNHNYITNIGVSGVSNGQLLGPSSVALDKDGNLYVSDTGNNRIAVFDIYGNFLFSFGKLGENEGEFFSPAGIAVNDQYIYVADMGNKRVQQFDLSGNYIQTIRHNLFNEPRGLSFARDGNLYIADGSKVFYYDIIESDFTVFNNSERYTVTPTSVAEGVNGNIYLTDFMSGRIDVYTRKEEYYANLDVFVDREYLNRFPVVVASVTVRDRAMNPVIGLTPENFFVTENSTVAHKVNFYDAPELHEYRFIYLIEDSLAAKPYESKIKEEISNFTMSLTNNDEVLVIHYNDQVYKADNYDARNLRILENANAFHFTGGISALDDAYYEAVRLSGNSFKKTAIIHFSVTSPDDRVFDMMNFNDAASFAKNNAVSLNQVYIGTNKSNYFLDLMTKNTYGYIINADYSINYAAELNKIKNIDFGRYFIYYNSFKNLAQSGQFRALNVKVQYRDMYGEEEVGYVVP; encoded by the coding sequence ATGAGAATAAAACTTCTAGCGGTTATAGTATTATTTTTAATGACTATATCGCTTTCATACACTTTCGACAAAACTCCGTATTATGTAAACACAGAAACTTATGACTCATACAGAGAGTTATTAAGAGGTGTGCATTATTATAATCAGGAACGATATGATGCATCCATAGCTAGTTTTAGAAACTCTCTTAATACAAATCCTACTGACAAGTTCATAAGATATTGGTATAGTAAGGCTTTATATAAAGCAGGATATATGTCTTTAGCTATTAATGAATGGCTTAATATTACTAGAATGGGTTATGAAGATCCTATAATACTTTCTAAAATTAATAAATATGATTCGGCAAATGTCGTTGAAGAGAAAAAGGATACTTTGAGTAATTTTATATATTTAAAAGCGTTCTCTACTAATCTTAATTTTAGAAAAAATATAAATCAGCCCATACAGATAAAAGTAATGCCTGATGGAAGTTTATATGTGTTGGATTACAGTGATTCTGCTTTGAAAAAATTTGATATTAACGGAAATTTAATTGGTAAGATATCTCATGGAAAAAGGTTAGAAAAACAGCAGACTAGCTGGTGGAGAAATGTACTTCAGTTTGTAGCTAAAGTTTATCCTTATGAAAAGTTGGAAAATCCTAGAGGTTTTGATATAGATGCAAACGGATATATATATATAGCAAATACAAAAAAAGATAAAATATTAAAATATGATTCTAATCATAACTATATTACAAATATTGGTGTATCCGGTGTAAGTAATGGTCAGCTTCTTGGTCCTTCTTCAGTTGCTCTTGATAAAGATGGTAATTTATATGTTTCTGATACGGGAAATAATAGAATAGCAGTATTTGATATTTACGGAAATTTCTTATTTAGTTTTGGAAAACTTGGTGAAAATGAAGGAGAGTTTTTTTCTCCTGCAGGTATAGCTGTTAATGATCAATATATTTATGTTGCTGATATGGGTAATAAAAGAGTGCAGCAATTTGACTTGAGCGGGAACTATATTCAAACTATAAGACATAATTTATTTAATGAGCCTAGAGGTTTATCTTTTGCTAGAGACGGAAACCTTTATATAGCTGATGGAAGCAAGGTTTTTTATTATGATATAATTGAATCTGATTTTACAGTATTTAATAATTCTGAGCGATATACTGTAACTCCTACTTCTGTTGCTGAAGGGGTTAATGGAAATATATATTTGACAGACTTTATGTCTGGAAGAATAGATGTATATACTAGAAAAGAAGAGTATTATGCTAATTTGGATGTATTTGTAGACAGAGAATATTTAAACAGATTTCCTGTTGTTGTAGCTTCTGTTACAGTAAGGGATAGAGCTATGAATCCTGTAATTGGATTAACTCCTGAAAATTTCTTTGTTACTGAGAATTCTACTGTAGCTCATAAAGTTAATTTCTATGATGCACCTGAATTGCATGAATACAGATTTATATATTTGATAGAGGACAGTCTTGCTGCTAAACCTTATGAAAGTAAAATAAAAGAAGAAATCAGCAACTTCACTATGAGTTTAACTAATAATGATGAAGTTTTAGTTATACATTATAATGATCAGGTTTATAAGGCTGATAATTATGATGCAAGAAATTTGAGAATACTTGAAAATGCTAATGCTTTCCATTTTACAGGTGGAATATCAGCTTTAGACGATGCTTATTATGAAGCTGTAAGACTTTCAGGAAATAGTTTTAAGAAAACAGCTATTATACATTTTTCAGTAACTAGTCCTGATGACAGAGTATTTGACATGATGAACTTCAACGATGCAGCAAGTTTTGCTAAAAATAATGCTGTATCATTAAACCAAGTTTATATAGGTACAAATAAATCTAATTATTTCTTGGATTTAATGACTAAAAATACTTATGGTTATATTATAAATGCTGATTACTCTATCAATTATGCTGCTGAGCTTAACAAAATTAAGAATATAGATTTTGGAAGGTATTTCATATACTATAACAGTTTTAAAAATTTAGCTCAGTCAGGACAGTTTAGGGCTTTGAATGTAAAAGTACAATATAGAGATATGTACGGTGAAGAAGAAGTTGGTTATGTAGTGCCATAA
- the hydA gene encoding dihydropyrimidinase: MKKILIKNGTVVNALETYKADVLIENEKISKIGSDLKCEDAEIIDASGKYVMPGGIDVHTHMDIDVGIGRAVDDFYTGTIAAACGGTTTIVDHMGFGPKGCDVFHQLKYYHTLADNKAVIDYSFHGVLQHVDEDVLKGLETLAKEEGLQSTKLYLTYNYKIEDDNVVRVLKKMKELNAVSAFHAENHYVIEYLKKKFIEEGKTSAHYHPISRPPEAEAEAVNRIIHLSVIAGNAPVYIVHTSAGKSVDEIVNARALGHKNIFSETCPQYLVLTDKEYDREDGLKFVMSPPLRKKEDSERLWKAISDGHIQVIATDHCPFNYETDKVKGKDNFTKCPNGAGGVEERYPLMFSEGVMKGRITINKFVETLCYNPALIYGLYPEKGAIIPNADADITIIDPKKKSVITKSNMHGACDYTAYEGMELLCSVDTVISRGKIVFKDNKFLGTKGDGKFIKRKTLDKYADFNNHFKLGDYIDIDCN, encoded by the coding sequence ATGAAAAAAATTCTTATAAAAAATGGTACAGTAGTTAATGCTTTAGAAACTTATAAAGCTGATGTATTAATAGAAAATGAGAAAATTTCAAAAATAGGTTCTGATTTAAAATGCGAAGATGCAGAGATTATTGATGCTTCAGGTAAATATGTAATGCCTGGAGGTATTGATGTTCATACACATATGGATATAGATGTTGGCATAGGCAGAGCAGTTGATGATTTCTATACTGGTACTATTGCTGCTGCATGCGGAGGTACTACTACTATAGTTGATCATATGGGGTTTGGTCCTAAAGGCTGCGATGTATTTCATCAATTAAAATATTATCATACTCTTGCTGACAATAAGGCGGTTATTGATTATAGTTTTCATGGAGTGTTACAGCATGTTGATGAAGATGTACTTAAAGGACTTGAAACATTGGCAAAAGAGGAAGGTTTACAAAGTACAAAACTTTATTTAACTTATAACTATAAAATAGAAGATGATAATGTTGTGCGTGTATTAAAGAAGATGAAAGAACTTAATGCCGTTTCTGCTTTTCATGCTGAAAATCATTATGTTATAGAATATTTAAAAAAGAAATTTATTGAAGAGGGTAAAACTTCTGCACATTATCACCCTATAAGCAGACCTCCTGAGGCTGAAGCTGAGGCAGTTAATAGGATTATACATTTATCTGTTATAGCGGGAAATGCCCCTGTATATATAGTGCATACTTCTGCAGGAAAGAGCGTTGATGAGATAGTTAATGCGAGAGCTTTAGGACATAAAAATATTTTCTCTGAAACTTGCCCTCAATATTTAGTTTTGACAGATAAAGAGTATGACAGAGAAGACGGACTTAAATTTGTTATGTCGCCTCCTTTGAGAAAAAAAGAAGATAGCGAAAGATTATGGAAAGCTATTTCTGATGGACATATTCAAGTTATAGCTACAGATCATTGTCCTTTCAATTATGAAACTGATAAGGTTAAAGGAAAAGATAATTTTACTAAATGCCCTAATGGAGCAGGAGGAGTAGAGGAGAGATATCCTTTGATGTTTTCAGAAGGTGTCATGAAAGGAAGAATAACAATTAATAAATTTGTTGAAACTTTATGTTATAATCCTGCTTTGATATACGGACTTTATCCAGAAAAAGGAGCTATTATACCAAATGCTGATGCTGACATTACTATAATAGATCCTAAGAAAAAATCTGTAATTACAAAATCAAATATGCATGGAGCATGCGATTATACAGCTTATGAGGGAATGGAGCTTTTATGTTCTGTGGATACCGTTATATCAAGAGGAAAAATAGTATTTAAAGATAATAAGTTTTTAGGAACTAAGGGAGACGGAAAGTTTATAAAAAGAAAAACTTTAGATAAATATGCTGACTTTAATAATCATTTTAAATTAGGTGATTATATAGATATCGATTGCAATTGA
- a CDS encoding LacI family DNA-binding transcriptional regulator gives MGTNKKITMKEIAEIAGVTKTTISRYFNGGYLKEETKKRIREIISEYDYEPNTFARLKAKKSHIIGIIVPALDSTVGARVLTGIEKTLREKHYMPIIMNTNHQHKLELQYIEKLKRLNVDGIVLSATYITEEHKNILKKSDIPIVIYGQECSEGISIVNDDYNAGIDIGKYIGSKNHKNIGFITVDENDIAVGITRRNGVLDGLKKYGIENIKIEVADFSYEKAKTAAENLLKNKDIDAIICSTDRQALGVYKVLKEMGLKIPDDVSVISFGGYDIDEIIEPELSTIKFDSFNAGVCTANTLIDLINNIEVKEVIYVNYEFLERNSVR, from the coding sequence ATGGGTACAAATAAAAAAATTACAATGAAAGAAATAGCTGAAATCGCCGGCGTAACAAAAACTACTATATCCAGATACTTTAATGGCGGATATCTGAAAGAAGAAACAAAAAAAAGAATCAGAGAAATAATATCAGAATATGACTATGAACCAAATACATTTGCAAGATTAAAAGCAAAGAAAAGTCATATTATAGGAATAATAGTACCAGCATTAGACTCTACAGTTGGAGCAAGAGTATTAACAGGGATAGAGAAAACGCTTAGAGAAAAACATTATATGCCTATCATAATGAATACAAATCATCAGCATAAATTAGAACTGCAGTATATAGAAAAATTAAAGAGATTAAATGTTGATGGCATAGTATTGAGTGCTACATATATCACTGAAGAACATAAAAACATATTAAAAAAATCAGATATACCAATAGTAATTTACGGTCAGGAATGCAGTGAGGGAATAAGCATAGTTAATGATGATTATAATGCCGGTATAGATATAGGAAAATATATAGGAAGTAAAAATCATAAAAATATAGGATTTATAACAGTAGATGAGAATGATATTGCTGTTGGTATAACAAGAAGAAACGGTGTATTAGATGGATTAAAAAAATACGGCATAGAAAACATAAAAATAGAAGTAGCAGATTTCTCTTATGAGAAAGCAAAAACGGCGGCAGAAAATTTACTGAAAAATAAAGATATTGATGCTATAATATGTTCAACCGACAGACAGGCATTGGGAGTATATAAAGTATTAAAAGAAATGGGATTAAAAATTCCGGATGATGTATCTGTAATATCTTTCGGAGGATATGATATCGATGAAATAATAGAGCCTGAACTTTCAACAATAAAATTCGATTCTTTCAATGCCGGAGTATGCACAGCAAATACATTAATAGATTTAATTAACAATATAGAAGTAAAAGAAGTTATATATGTTAATTATGAATTTTTAGAAAGAAACAGTGTAAGATGA
- a CDS encoding PTS transporter subunit EIIC: MAINYKKTAEEIIRVVNKDNIISATFCATRLRLIVKKRESIKDSDVQKIEGVKGVFFNSDQYQIILGTGVVNKVYAEIINLGVTGAAKQDTEETKKVGEKNNFRKFIRIFADVFVPIMPAMIATGLFLGLKGALINDSFLGLFNLEVSNIPVSVMTFMSVLTETTFAFLPALVCWSTFRVFGGSPILGILLGLMLVSPALPNAYLVANPDSGVKPIMLFGFIPIVGYQGSILPALISGIIGSKIELNLRKVIPNIIDILATPFLTLLIMLLLSLAVIGPIFHIVEQWILIAINFSLSLPFGIGGFIIGFGIIFIVVTGVHHIMNLIEISLLAATSFNPINPLLSVANLAAGAACLAVTLKTRRKSVKAMGYGAALSAWLGITEPAIFGINIRYGIKPMVCGAIAAGITGLIARLLNLQATANGVTGIPGALLYIYDGKQLAGYAAVALITVVLSFTITWFFGVPDEYMQEDDE, from the coding sequence ATGGCTATCAATTATAAAAAAACTGCTGAAGAAATTATTAGAGTAGTTAATAAAGATAATATTATTTCTGCAACTTTTTGTGCCACTAGATTAAGATTAATAGTAAAAAAAAGGGAAAGTATAAAGGATTCAGATGTTCAGAAAATAGAGGGTGTTAAAGGAGTATTTTTTAATTCTGATCAATATCAGATAATATTGGGTACTGGAGTTGTAAATAAAGTTTATGCTGAAATCATTAATTTGGGTGTTACAGGAGCAGCAAAGCAAGATACAGAAGAAACTAAAAAAGTGGGAGAGAAAAATAATTTTAGAAAGTTCATTCGTATATTTGCTGATGTATTTGTACCTATAATGCCTGCTATGATTGCCACAGGTTTATTTTTAGGACTTAAAGGTGCTTTAATTAATGACAGCTTTTTGGGACTATTTAATTTAGAAGTATCAAATATACCTGTTTCTGTTATGACATTTATGAGCGTTCTTACAGAAACTACATTTGCATTTTTGCCTGCTTTGGTATGCTGGTCAACATTCAGAGTTTTTGGAGGCTCTCCTATATTGGGTATATTATTAGGATTAATGCTTGTTTCACCTGCTTTGCCCAATGCTTACTTGGTAGCCAATCCTGACAGCGGAGTTAAGCCTATAATGTTATTCGGATTTATACCTATAGTAGGATATCAGGGAAGCATACTTCCTGCACTTATTTCTGGTATTATAGGCTCTAAAATAGAATTAAATTTGAGAAAAGTAATACCAAATATAATAGATATACTAGCTACTCCGTTTTTAACATTACTTATAATGTTATTATTGTCTTTAGCTGTGATAGGACCAATTTTCCATATAGTCGAACAATGGATATTGATAGCTATAAATTTTTCTTTATCATTACCTTTTGGAATAGGAGGATTTATAATAGGGTTTGGAATAATATTCATAGTTGTAACAGGGGTACATCATATAATGAATTTGATAGAAATATCATTGCTTGCTGCTACTTCTTTCAACCCTATTAATCCTCTTTTATCCGTTGCTAATTTAGCTGCAGGTGCTGCTTGTTTAGCTGTTACATTAAAAACTAGAAGAAAAAGTGTAAAAGCTATGGGATACGGTGCTGCATTATCAGCTTGGCTTGGTATAACAGAGCCTGCCATATTTGGTATAAATATAAGATACGGAATAAAACCTATGGTTTGCGGTGCTATTGCTGCCGGTATAACAGGATTAATAGCGAGATTATTAAATTTACAAGCTACTGCTAATGGAGTTACAGGAATACCCGGTGCATTGCTTTATATTTATGACGGAAAGCAGTTAGCTGGTTATGCTGCGGTTGCTTTAATTACTGTAGTTTTGTCTTTCACTATTACTTGGTTTTTTGGTGTTCCTGATGAGTATATGCAGGAAGATGATGAGTAA
- a CDS encoding glycoside hydrolase family 32 protein → MRLVSKIFEEAIKRKETEYFNDNNNKWRLNFHLMPPVGWLNDPNALSYFKGEYHIFFQYSPFDVEGGLKFWGHYISKDLINYKYVGAAIYPDEKYDCHGVYSGSALIEDNKLYVYYTGNVKLLGRHDYIESGREANTMLTVSEDGINFSEKECLMEMKDYPKDITNHIRDPKVWKEDDYYYMVQGARKYGIDRNSDIGEVLIFKSEDKRNWKHTSTVKSEYRFGYMWECPDLFNLDGQNILITCPQGVEQVESIYENIYLSGYFLINDDYKNKEYIEVNNFTVLDRGFDFYAPQTFLDENGNRVIIGWMGVPDTEDDHKNLTVQYGWQHCLTVARELSFKNGKLYQKPHRSLDKLREKKIFENKCSYDSLSDNLISKDISSYEVLIDNIKSSENFELLISDGVSIKYRDNKFILEFVNDIGKKIGGGRYKRSADLEKLENLRILIDTSAIEIFINEGEMVFSSRYYPDEYSFKAIGNMNLTIYKLSDFKINH, encoded by the coding sequence ATGAGGTTGGTTAGTAAAATTTTTGAAGAAGCAATAAAACGAAAAGAAACTGAATATTTTAATGATAATAACAATAAATGGAGATTGAATTTTCATTTAATGCCTCCCGTAGGCTGGCTCAATGATCCAAATGCTTTATCATATTTTAAAGGAGAGTATCATATATTTTTTCAATATTCTCCATTTGATGTTGAAGGCGGGTTAAAATTTTGGGGGCATTATATAAGTAAGGACTTAATCAATTATAAATATGTTGGAGCTGCTATATATCCTGATGAAAAATACGATTGTCATGGCGTGTATTCAGGTTCTGCCCTTATAGAAGATAATAAGTTATATGTTTATTATACAGGAAATGTAAAACTTCTAGGCAGACATGATTACATAGAAAGCGGAAGAGAGGCTAATACCATGCTTACTGTCTCCGAAGATGGTATTAACTTCTCTGAAAAAGAATGTTTAATGGAAATGAAAGATTATCCTAAAGATATAACTAATCATATAAGAGACCCTAAAGTATGGAAAGAAGACGATTATTATTATATGGTTCAAGGTGCCAGAAAATATGGTATAGACAGAAATAGTGATATTGGAGAAGTATTAATATTTAAGTCTGAAGATAAAAGGAATTGGAAGCATACAAGCACAGTAAAGTCTGAATATAGATTCGGATATATGTGGGAATGTCCTGACTTATTTAATTTAGACGGACAAAATATTTTAATAACATGTCCTCAAGGTGTCGAACAAGTTGAAAGCATATACGAAAATATATACCTTTCCGGATATTTTTTGATTAATGATGATTATAAAAATAAAGAATATATAGAAGTTAATAATTTCACAGTTCTTGACAGAGGATTTGATTTTTATGCTCCGCAGACATTTTTAGATGAGAATGGAAATAGAGTTATTATAGGCTGGATGGGAGTTCCTGATACTGAAGATGATCATAAAAATTTAACTGTTCAATATGGTTGGCAGCATTGTCTTACTGTAGCTAGAGAGTTGAGTTTCAAAAATGGAAAACTTTATCAAAAACCTCATAGAAGTTTGGATAAATTAAGAGAGAAAAAAATATTTGAAAATAAATGTTCTTATGATTCATTATCTGATAATTTAATTTCAAAAGATATCAGTTCTTATGAAGTTTTAATTGATAATATAAAAAGTTCTGAGAATTTTGAATTATTGATTTCAGATGGTGTTTCTATTAAATATAGAGATAATAAATTTATATTAGAGTTTGTAAACGATATAGGAAAGAAAATAGGAGGCGGAAGATATAAAAGAAGTGCTGATTTAGAAAAGTTAGAAAATTTAAGAATATTGATAGATACTTCGGCTATAGAGATATTTATAAATGAAGGCGAGATGGTATTTTCTAGCCGATATTATCCTGATGAATATTCTTTTAAGGCTATTGGAAATATGAATTTAACAATATATAAATTATCTGATTTTAAGATTAATCATTAA
- a CDS encoding GreA/GreB family elongation factor, giving the protein MAKPITKEGYDKAKSKLAELKAEFETLPAIIAEAREKGDLKENAEYHAAKEKQGLLNAQISKLESDLAGCEIIDPANLDKDTVTFGKRVKVKDKTRNAVFEYRIVGELEADMSKNEITIVTPIAKGLLSKKVGDVVTIKVPAGDKVLEILEISI; this is encoded by the coding sequence ATGGCTAAACCGATAACAAAAGAAGGATATGATAAAGCTAAATCTAAACTTGCTGAATTAAAGGCTGAGTTTGAAACATTGCCTGCTATTATTGCAGAGGCTAGAGAAAAAGGCGATTTAAAAGAAAATGCTGAGTATCATGCTGCTAAAGAAAAGCAGGGATTATTGAATGCTCAAATATCAAAGTTAGAAAGTGATTTGGCAGGCTGTGAAATAATAGATCCTGCTAATTTGGATAAAGACACTGTAACTTTCGGTAAAAGGGTAAAAGTTAAAGATAAAACTAGAAATGCAGTTTTTGAATATAGAATAGTGGGTGAATTAGAAGCAGATATGAGTAAAAATGAAATAACTATAGTAACTCCTATTGCCAAAGGATTATTATCTAAAAAGGTTGGCGATGTTGTAACTATAAAAGTACCTGCTGGAGATAAAGTTTTAGAAATATTAGAGATTAGTATTTAA
- the glgA gene encoding glycogen synthase GlgA — MSKMKVMIASSEATPFIKTGGLADVVGALPIYLKKLNVEAFVVLPKYRDINFQDCYLENVLPTMGVWMGNGEEWCSVFKTVKDGIDFYFIEHHNFFSREGLYHDASFNDYQDNAWRFGFFSRAALQLCKDLQLNVDVVHANDWQTAAIPAYIKTWHWNDKVGHAASMLTIHNANYQGIYNAATTYDYLGLGWNNFSPDTFEDHGNINLLKGGIFFSDVVTTVSPTYAREISSPYGGHGMAPYLQNKTTSFFGILNGIDENVWSPEKDKFIPENFSADKMEGKKVCKKELQKRFLLEEDDDVVLIGAIGRFVDQKGYHFIASIIDSLVNNMKVQFCILGTGDKGLESFFGDIPKRYPGRVGSYIGYNNELSHLIEAGCDLFVMPSLFEPCGLNQMYSLRYGTLPIVHATGGLEDTVENYNEETGEGTGFKFYDSTSSALYNTIGWAVSVYYDHRDRFTAMQKRAMKIDNSWEKSAKEYVKAYELAILNKNNYDRNCGL, encoded by the coding sequence ATGTCAAAAATGAAAGTTATGATAGCATCATCTGAAGCAACACCATTTATAAAAACAGGAGGACTTGCTGATGTTGTTGGTGCTTTGCCTATTTATTTGAAGAAGCTTAATGTAGAAGCATTTGTAGTGCTTCCTAAATATAGAGATATCAATTTTCAAGATTGTTATTTAGAGAATGTACTTCCTACTATGGGAGTATGGATGGGTAATGGCGAAGAATGGTGTTCGGTATTTAAGACTGTAAAAGATGGAATTGATTTTTATTTTATAGAACATCATAATTTTTTCAGCCGAGAAGGACTTTATCATGATGCTTCTTTCAATGATTATCAGGATAATGCTTGGAGATTCGGATTCTTTTCTCGTGCTGCTTTACAATTATGTAAGGATTTGCAGTTAAATGTAGATGTGGTTCATGCTAATGATTGGCAGACTGCGGCTATTCCAGCATATATAAAAACTTGGCACTGGAATGACAAAGTAGGACATGCTGCTAGTATGCTTACTATACATAATGCAAATTATCAGGGTATATATAATGCTGCTACTACTTATGATTATTTAGGTTTAGGTTGGAATAATTTTAGCCCTGATACTTTTGAGGATCATGGTAATATAAATTTGCTTAAAGGCGGAATATTCTTTTCTGATGTAGTTACTACTGTAAGCCCTACTTATGCAAGAGAAATTTCATCTCCTTACGGAGGGCATGGTATGGCTCCTTACTTACAGAATAAGACAACAAGTTTTTTCGGAATACTTAATGGTATTGATGAAAATGTTTGGTCTCCTGAAAAAGATAAATTTATACCTGAAAATTTTTCTGCAGATAAAATGGAAGGCAAAAAGGTATGTAAAAAAGAACTTCAGAAAAGATTTTTACTTGAGGAAGATGATGATGTTGTTTTGATAGGAGCAATAGGAAGATTTGTTGATCAGAAAGGATATCATTTTATAGCTTCCATAATAGATTCTTTAGTTAATAACATGAAAGTTCAGTTTTGTATACTTGGTACAGGAGATAAAGGTCTTGAAAGTTTCTTTGGAGATATACCTAAGAGATATCCGGGAAGGGTAGGTTCTTATATTGGTTATAATAATGAATTATCACATTTGATAGAGGCAGGATGCGATTTGTTTGTAATGCCTTCTTTATTTGAGCCTTGCGGACTTAATCAAATGTACTCTTTAAGATATGGTACTTTACCTATAGTTCATGCTACAGGTGGGCTTGAAGATACTGTTGAGAATTATAATGAGGAAACAGGAGAAGGTACAGGATTTAAATTCTATGATTCTACTTCTTCAGCATTATATAATACTATAGGATGGGCTGTAAGCGTTTATTATGATCATAGAGATAGATTTACTGCTATGCAAAAAAGGGCTATGAAAATAGATAATTCTTGGGAGAAAAGTGCCAAAGAATATGTTAAGGCTTATGAACTTGCTATTTTGAATAAGAATAATTATGATAGAAATTGCGGTTTATAA